The genomic window CCTCTAAATATAGATACACCAACCACAATAACCTaagatataacaaaaaaaacctaatctaTCTTGGCttttcactatatatatatatatatatatatatatatttggttcaGTAGGTTTTAAATAATGAAAGTTAGTTgccttttaaataaataattttaagaaaaatatttttttatatagtttaaaaaatatatttaattaaaattacgGTGAGATAAATttttgcatgtaaaataaataaaaaacagattttcatgaataaaaataaattattttagcttttataaaatcaatatttgaaaCATAATTATTTACAGGATTAGAGTGAAAAACAGAAATTATTTAGTTAACCAAACAATTCTTTCTTCATGGCTaggcaaaaaataaaagctactaaaatattaaattatagagAAACTTTATACCCATTATGCTTGAATTTAGTAAATCAGCATGGTTTTTCTGtaagaaaaacacaacaactaattctttctctttattattttcttacgcTTTCTTATATATACATGATTCTGAATGTTTAAGGCTATATATAACCTTATAAGTCTTATTtagactaaattttttattattatctaactAAGATGAAAACTAATTAACTAGTTAatttctatcaaaataaaactttaatagaTAATAATCTTATTATTGTAGAGTTCAAACAATATTAGAATtcttaaaaattctaaatgCTAACTCCTTGAATTCTAACAGtaagattttcaaaatctagATGCCAATCCCTCGGTTAATTTCTGTCCTTTAAATAATACCACTATTTTTCTCTATGGAAACTTCCCTTTCTGCTTCTGTTATCTTTGAAAGATTCTGATTTCTTGTCCTTTCTCCTCTAGATTGCTGCTCAAACATCCAAGAGCCATACAGCTCCACCACCTCTGGAGGAATGACATGATCAGTCATCGGAATAAGCTGGGGAGAGCTTTCGTTTGCCAAACTAACTCGGTCAACATGAATATATATCCTCTAGAACATCTGAACAAACTTCAGACCTATGACCATACTGGCCACATTTGAAGCAAACTAAATGGAGATCTTCGTATTCCAACCTCCAAATCCTTCTTCACATAAGAAATTTAGAGATGAGAGGCTTTGGTAAGCCAATTTCAACACTTGTACGAGAAAATATTGCTCTAGTAGACAATTCAATAGACACGAACAGGACTCCCAATGTGAGAATGTCTTGACAACTCTTTACCTATACGCGTGAGAAGGTCTTTGTTGCAGAATTCCAAAAACAACTTGAGAACTCTTACCTAGACCACCGCTTTGTCAAGTTTGATGACCTCATCAGGATCAAAATTTGGCCTTAATTCTTGAACAACTAGTATGTTGGTCAGCAACCATCCAAGGACCACCAAAAAGAACAGAACGATCATTATCTTCAGTGTAGAAAGGTTTTCCGAGCCTACGTTTACCTAGAGCCGAAAGACAAATCGTTGAAcaatcatcttcatcttcatcttccgAATCTGAATCACCCTCAGAGACCAAATCATCAACTTGCTCCATCTTTGTCATGGAAGTATACCCACCAAGTTCTCCTTGTAAGATACTTTAAGCTTGGAATCATCATTAGCAGCAGGAGGCACAACTAAAATCTCATCACTAGGATCTTTACCGTCAGCAAGTTTAACCTTCTTGTTACTACACACCAACAAACCCGTTAGGAACCGTGGAGAGAGAACTATgagattataatattaatttgttgaaagttcaaaaaaaaaaaaaaaaaacagaagaactGGTACAACGGATGCAACAAGTCGAAATCATCCACCGGTTTAGAATTAATTGACCAGTTAAGAtaggaaaatataatttatatttagattagaatttttttatattaatttaattaattctttgattATCTATGATTTTATacctataaaaaaacttgtaattcaACATTACGAAGCTGcacaaacaaaatataactaagaaaattaaaaaaaagaaaacatttaatgaaaatatatcatcctttcaattttttcttgttttaaaatttttaacttcACATTATTGGGTTTAGTTTTCTACCGCATTCATTCtttttcaatgtaatttttatcattGGTTACTGTTAATACAaagttaatattttgtttttttattctaaatttatctTCATTAACATGTTGCTCTATTCGCTCTcgaattaattaatacataagaATCTTATCCTTCAATCTGAATTTCTTGTATTATATGAATCTGTTGAGATTTTGTGGTCACCATTATTATAAAGCAAACAACTTCTGGGTTCTAAGACTCCTAGGAATTAAcgcatattattaattttttattttattaaatattttgctTAATTAACGACAAtccttttgaaaataatttagtttagaTATAATTatgatcttttaattaaaaagtaaatgatTTAGACAAGTAGACACCTAATCCCTACAATGAAGTCCAGTTCTTCCGTAGGCAAGAGGGAAGCCGCGTACAAGCAACGGGCATAATGCCCAGATGGAGCGAGGACACATCAATTTGGCCCTAACAAAATCACTGAACCCTACTAGCTTTACAAGGATTTgctcatctatatatatatatattatacagatGTGATGGGCGCATGACAAGTCTGCTTGAAGAATTTTAGAACATGGTTCTTAATTTATAGTTCCTGTAACAGCAGTAGCCTTGATCTCTCTTTTTGTCAAGAATGGAGGATTTATTTGGAAATTGGAGTTAAACAGCCACCGGCCATATTGCTTATGTTCTTGGCCACGCCTCTGCTTCCCTTCTGTTGATCCTTCAGGACTTCAACTACATTGACCCTTTCCTTTTGTCTTGTGCCATATTGGCTTGAGCGGTTTCATCGGCACATAGCAGAAGATTTGACTGAAAGCTCTCTTGAGTTTGCATCAAcaaaagcaatttttttcatctaattcTAGAATCCTTGACATGCTGTTTCCAAGAAAATTGTTCTTTCCTTGACAGAATTGTTCTGATTCTTCTGGGACAGAAATTTACAGCACATAACAGTGAAGTCCTCGAAGAAAAAGGTCATCTGGTATTTGAAGTTGAAGGGGTCTTGATTTGACCACCATTTCTGATGATATACCTCCatgttcttaattaattatataatttcataataaatgCATTACAAttagatattttcttttaaattgaaaaatatcttcTTGATGATATGCAAATACTCTTGATGCATGTATAATCTTCTTTTGCCTGGAAACTAATTAATTCAACCTTTATTATTCAATACACGTCCAGTCAATATCGTTTTCACGCGTCAAGATTAagattaatgtatttatatatatataatttctttttaaatattaatatctaaaaagataaaataaaaataaactcacctACTATATAATCCAACACGTCAATAATTATgcttatttttgaaaatttaccacatggaaaaacaaaaaaacaaagtcaaaacAAGATCTCTTTAAAAGAACAATCTTCGACAAGGAAAAAGATAACGTGACTCATGGAAATTCTGCCTTCCATGCAAATTTTTTCAAACCTTGATTCCAGGGTCATGATGTTTCGATCAGCCCTTAGTACACGCATATGTTGAatttatagagagaaaaaattcaaCAGGGGCTTAATAATAACTCTACTCTTAATTAAATGATCTTAAAATCAATGCATGAAATACCTCAAAACAGTTATAAGTACCTATATTACTCAGAAAAATGGTGCTTTCAACAAGGGATAGCCACTAGAAATTCAAGATAgatgtttatttattgaaaattttctcAAGAAAACTTTTGAACAAGACATGGAGAAAAGGAGGTATATCAAACCATTCACTCCTCGCCCATATGAGACGGCAATGACTTTAAGCCTCTCAGTTAACTGTGTCTAGAGAATAAGACTTTTGTCCTCCCCGTATAAATGAACATCGCTTGATCTTCTCTCACCGTTTCACCTCCAAACCAAGCTTGATCACAGCAACCACATCTCTTCTTTGAATCCTGTGTAAAAATGCACACCAGTTTTGATGGGAAGGTAGATGTAGAGTTTGATTTCTGGGGTGCAAGTGAAACCCAATATTACAGTAATGATAGAGGTGCTAGTGAAGTAGAGTTTCAAGCGCAGGTTGAAGAAGACTTTGCTGATTACTCACTACCCTTATGGAAAACAGATATGTCAAGAAACGTTAGAAATGAATCCTCTCCCTTACTTCCCCGTGGCCATCATTACAGTAATATTTCGCCGAGGTCTCGGCTAAAAGTGATGGCAGAAGGTAGGAGGAAGCTCATGGAGATTGTTCATAGCATGCCAGAATCTAGTTATGAACTGTCTTTAAAGGATATTGTTGATGAGCAGCAGATTTCTGAAGGGGCACAGGACGAGATGCCGAAGCAAAGGACGACTTCTGATTTCAAGTCTGAGGCTCAAATCATCAAGAAACAGAAGACgaagaaaacaaagagtttCAGTAAGTCGggtaatatttcaagaagtagaAGCATGGAAAAGGAAAATTTCTTGATCAAGATGTTCATTCCAACTTCTCTCAGTTTCAAGATCAGAGACAACACAAGAAATGGCTCAAAAGTTCTTCCAAGGTCATCGATGGAACTAACTGATAACCGTGAAGATAAGAAGTGGTGGATCAAAGGGATTTTGTTTAAAGGAGAATGTAAGAACAGTGGAAAGAGCAGCAGCACAAGAACTAGTAGCAGCAATAGCAGCACACGCACTAGTAGCAGCAATAGCAGGTATTTCTTGGGTTCTCTTAAATTTAACATTTGACCGATTTGCAATGGAAAATCCACCCTAGCAGAATCTATTTCCATGTATTGAGAATCccatcttctttctctcttttaccACAGGGCATTTGATGGCTCAATCTAGATAACTTTTGATTCGTCAGACTGTGTTAAATCAGAGTGCTAACGGATTTTGGGTTTCTTGCTGAGATTATGCAGGTATGACAATATGGAGGCCTTGCCAAGTTGCTGGCCTTTTTTCCGCACTAAGAAAAGCAGGAGGACAAGACTCGAAGGACACATCTTCTAAACTGGGGATCCAATGCGATGATTTTTGTAATGGTGTCCGTATTAGCCTCAGAATAAGATAAATTATTCTGAGATAGTGAGATTGTTCTTCAAAGAACACATCAGAACATAGTTTTTAAAGAGTCAAGGGGTTTCACTGCCAGAAGATTGAATTCACTAGAACGTGTTTGCAGATAGTAAGCAACAGCACAAGCAGACATCAACTTATCTCTTACAAATTACTCTCTAGTCTCGTAGATACGTGCCACCCTTTTATATAAAATCCCTCTAGATTATACTCAGGAAGGTTGCCCTTCTAGATTATCATGTATTGCCGCCTTGTTGTTCTTTAGATGCTTTTTGATAGCTCACCTGATTTTAACATTTGTTCTTTAGAATTTGGTTTTTGATATTTCACCAGATTTTGACATTTGTGTTTCTGACCCAAAAGTAACAAGAATAGCAACTTACTTGGAAACAGAAAAGGCCATATTGATGATGCTTAAGGTCACGTCAACTCAATCAGCATTTTGTATAAACAAGAGGTTATAAGAATATCCATTCATGTCCACAAAATACCAATTagtaaaatacaaatttgattTAGACACTGCATTTCCTACTTGGTTACAAATCTGATGTACATTTGTTGCCTAATGAGTAAGGCTAAGATATTACTCCTTGTCCTTAAACTGTCTCCTCCTCTTGGTATATTATATGTCAATCATAATCCTAATCTCAAATCTTTAATTGCAGTACATATTGAAACGAACTGTCAGATTGGCTTCTAGTTATCTTTGTCATCTTCTATATCCTGAAGTAAGGCACCCCTCACTTTTGCCCTGCTCAAACACCATGAAAATTAGATATTGAAAATGCAGGTTCATATGGAGAACTAAACAGGAGATGCTGATATACCTGCGAAATGCTGGTACAACACGATTGGTAACTTTTGTTGAGGCAGGATCTCGGCCTGCTAGTTTGTCTGATTTAAAGCAGGAGAAGGCAGTCTTAGTTTCTAAACTAAATTTCAATTATCAGCATCTACTGAACGGACTAAAATATCCAAATAAAAAGGACTAATTGAATAGAAgagacaaattattttaatcagtCCCAGTAGTTTAAAAGGTAAACATTCTAAAAGAATCCaacgaaataataataatatactatGCACACAAGAAATCATTgtcaatttcattaaaaaaataataataactgtaAATTCTGTATATTGTTTCAATATAATTATCATGTGCTATCTACCCCTAGCATATTGACCATGATATGTTTTCCGTTCAATCCTTTTTAcagttattgaattttatcagatttCATTTACATACGTCACTTGCAAGCAGGCCTCATTCAACAcagaatcaaaatcaaattgtgGCATACCAGCATCTATTATCTGGTtcagaaatattttgtttatagaAGATACAGTATCATCACATTCAGTGATATATATAGAAGCACTCAGTTTACAGATAATCTGAAAACCTCCAAGGCTAAGCACACATCCTAGAAGATATTGCAAGTAgattaaagcaaaaataaaaatgatgcaaacctGGAGAATTTTGTGCTCCATTACTGGCTGGAGGACCAGAAACATCTAGTCTGTCTGAAGAATTCATCTTTTCTAACTTCTGTCTCTTTCCCAATTGACTCTGGATATTTTCACTCCTCTCCTgacaaaaagaaaggagaaattcAGCACAACAATTCAATAAGCCATCATAGGCATAATTGCTTCACGTCTTTTACACACCCTCTTGAAAAAACTCATCAATTTAACAATGATGCTAGCACCCTGTTAATTAGATTTCACATAGAAAGCATGACCATGACTAGTAAGCATAAAGTTTATCCACCACTACAAAAACTGGACTTCCCAAGCATGGTTGAGCCGCACAAAAACTTGAAGTGACAAATTACATTTGCACTATTTACTTTTGATAGGAAAAGATTGAGTGGTGTttggagtttaaaaaaaaaagagattagtgTCCAGACTTGTCATATTTTGTATGAAGAAGTAAATTACTGTTTCTTTTTCATCGGGATGGTTGATGGATAGTCATAGGAGAAAAGGAGATCTCCAGATGGCAAAGAAAGTTTCAAGAATAAGAATTGTTGCATACTTGGATGAATAATGAAATGGAGTCCTACGAGAGATATACAAGTTTttacaaattttgtttttctaatgaagcaaaaactaaacaaggatagttgaatgaaagaaaagtaaccttgaagaaatttttttttgcaacaacAGCATATTTACAATTTAAATGCAGAAAATTCCAAGGTGAGTCTATAGGATCTCAATGACTCAGTATTAACTGTCCAAAAACCTAAATCTTTTTATAAGAACACATGGTATCCACAAGCATCTACATCTAACGTTACTGAATAATGCAAAATGACAACTACAAGTAGCATGTTGTTGATACCATTTAATCAGGAAGACACTAAGACATTAGACCAGGTCAGTCAGTGCAGGAAGCTTTGCACAAAATGGAGGTTGCGCATCATTAAAAACAGGCATACATCTTTAcacaaaaaaagttaaaaatcataACAGTAAAACCATAATATTGTCTGTCTATAATAAGCAACATACCTTTTCGGCTGATATAACTTTTGTCAACTGCAAAGAGTGCTCTTTCTCTGCAAGTGCAATCAAAGAATGTGACAATTAATTGCAGAATTGCTCATTTCGCCCCAAAGTGTTACTGTTAAAGAGAATATGAcaagaaagaagataaaagacAACGAAAAATGTAAAGCAGGTAGACACTTACAAGGCATAAtgcatgaaaaatgaaaaggtgTTGAAGACATATGACCATATTATAAGAACATGTAAGCGCACATAAGAACAATCATAGACAGGATAGATCTTTTAATGTATCAGAATGTATCATTTGGCTTAGTGTACAATCATGCAATACACTGGAAAGAAAGTCCACTTTTTTAGCATATACAAGTCTGGATACTACAcaattctatcacatgttaaaGCAGCAGAatacatcaatatatcaaatttCCTCAGATATGAAAATCATGGAAATGATTGTTTCTTGAAAAGTAACTCAAACTATCAACGGACAATTAGCtgtctttcttttaaaaaaaattgtcctttAGTTCTAAATGTTATCACAAATCTAAAAAGGGCACATCTCCatcttgatatattttgaaaccaaTACTATTATTAGCAGTTGCAGAATACAACAAAACCAAGTAAATTTTTCATTTGGAAATCATCTGCTAGCTAGTGAGCTAACCAgactattaaaatatttttcaaacacaGTGACTTCAATATACTGAAAAACACAATCAAAAGCTTCAAACAAAAGAGGAGGAAACCTCATATATCAGATAAATAAGTCAAAACTATATATCAATATATGAAGAAGAGAAGGTGACCTTGTAGAACCAAATTCTTCGTGCGTTTGAATGCCTTGAATAGCCCAAAAGACATGTTTGCCATGGCATCCCTAGCTGCATTGTCCAGAAGTTTTGTGAGGGAAATGGAAATTAGTGGCATTCCTTTCGATTTCTGAGCCACTAATTTTGCATATGCCACACctgaaacacataaaaaaaggaaCTAGCGCAATTTAAATGCATACATGTTTGGTCCATAAAAGGTTTCGACAAAAAATTTGGATATATAAAAGACTTTTGAGCCATCATCCGCATTAATTCAATtccacaaataataaaaatctcattttttttccttttttgaatcTTATAAGCAACGTAGTTAACATGAGTCAAACTCGTAAATGCTTTAGTTAGCATCTAATCAAGTCTGACTAGAACTACCTTCAGATATCCCAAGGGAGCACGCAAACCATaacaaaggaagaaaaaaaacaacgctTTACAACATGTAAGAAATGATATGCCTAAAGATCACTTCACTTCATTTCACCCTATATCTTCATTAAGTAtttataaatcataataaaaatgcaACAAAATTCAATAACATTAATCACCATCCGAATCCGAAAGTTTCTCAAGGACAAGCTTTACATCTTCAGCTTTAAAAGAAGCAACAAGGTACTCAACAAACTCAGCCCAAGACCCTCCAATGCCAATACAATCCCTCTGCATTACCccattaaaacaaaaggagagtTACAAACTTTAAAACCCAAATTGCATGAGCTCAAAAATCCATGATTATAATCCAAGAACTAACCATGTCATCAAGCTGCATAACTGATTTAACAGCCTCAAAAGTATTGGAATGATAATCAGTTACTTGAATTTTAAGGTGATTGTCATCAGGAGCAAATATATGCATCAAGAATTGATCCATCAAACCCGAACCCGGGTTTGAATTCTTTGCCCATCCAATTCTGGGCTCATTAAAAATGGGTTCAAATTCTTGAAAACCCTCCATCTTTTACTtctgtgattaaaaaaaaaaaacagagagagttTAAAGTTaagtacttttctttttttgaattttcttggaaaccaaaaaaatttgtatattttgaacTTGGGAGGAAAGGATGAGTAATTTACCTGAGAGTAATTTGAGACAGAAAGAATgagactttttttaattttctcggtAACCAAACATGCTTCTGCTATACTTCTCGTGTCAAAGAAGCTCCCTGCACTTGTGCAAGCGGAactccttcctttttctttttatttaagtaaattgaaaattaagccgAAATTTAGAAAAccgatttatattttaatattcgGTATGGcccaaatcaatttttattgatCTGTTATGGCCCAAATAAATCCtgaattaaattatgattttttttatttttatattttaaaagtattttttaataagttttaaatttttaaaaaaaatttattttatattaatatttttttgatatttttagatattttaatacattaatatcaaaaattattttaaaaaaataaaaaaataattttttaaataaaaattatttaaaaaataaccataaataCACTCTTAATAAACTTTACTCCTGCGAGGCAGATAGCTTAttgaacatgaaaatttgatgaGAGTTTCTCAgcgattataaaatattaaaacaagatGATTTATGGGATATTAGCATTCCAcgtttaatataatttttataaattgttttaagttatttttttaacatttgactatttaaaaaatcataaatatatttaattagaaataaattttaacttaaatcaaatatttattataaaatccaatctaattttttatttaatctaaaatagCTATGGTAGTGATAATTACCCTTGTTATTGTAAAAATTCAGCCCATgatcttccaataagaaagcaaGTGCACATTGCACTTATCATGCGATTGCTTGTGACTATGATAGGGCTTAACTCAAGTCAAGGTCAAACTGGAACTGTGTAGAGATTTCAATGTGTTTTacacttttaaaagcaaaatatttcaaagcattattagAAATAGtttagtctttttatatttttaaatcacaatctaaaaactaaattatcattgaaaggaaattttttgttgaattgtaatttagaggtttttttgtcatttaaaattggtattttggttattattaaattaacttgggGTGATTTGatcttttgatatatataattttaaaaataaaacgtgGACAGAGCCTACACCCTTCATTGGTGAGTAAGGCGTAGTCCTGCCTCTAAGTATCACCTCACACAGCAGCATTAAAAGCGTCCTGCCGTTCTCTTTCTAATTGTGTGGCGCGTATACAAGATGATGTAGTGATTAGGTTATCCTccctttttttctatgtttttcttgttaaaatataaaggtgttcttttatttgtttttttatatccaatttagtccttattttttgtattgctatttttttttatcattttattgattttttttcttcaattacatcccttatcatttggtttcatttaatttttatattagatttggtcaccaatcttttgattgtttttttttttgtatcatttttctaattaaattttgttttcaatttcatccctcaacatttgatttcaaattattttttatttcaaatttagtcctcattctttgaattgttatttcttttgtttcgaatcttttttattgaattttatttatctattccatccctcaatattttattgatttagaattttgcttcttt from Populus trichocarpa isolate Nisqually-1 chromosome 5, P.trichocarpa_v4.1, whole genome shotgun sequence includes these protein-coding regions:
- the LOC7479145 gene encoding uncharacterized protein LOC7479145 isoform X1; its protein translation is MHTSFDGKVDVEFDFWGASETQYYSNDRGASEVEFQAQVEEDFADYSLPLWKTDMSRNVRNESSPLLPRGHHYSNISPRSRLKVMAEGRRKLMEIVHSMPESSYELSLKDIVDEQQISEGAQDEMPKQRTTSDFKSEAQIIKKQKTKKTKSFSKSGNISRSRSMEKENFLIKMFIPTSLSFKIRDNTRNGSKVLPRSSMELTDNREDKKWWIKGILFKGECKNSGKSSSTRTSSSNSSTRTSSSNSSTRTSSSNSSKSRYDNMEALPSCWPFFRTKKSRRTRLEGHIF
- the LOC7479145 gene encoding uncharacterized protein LOC7479145 isoform X2, whose translation is MHTSFDGKVDVEFDFWGASETQYYSNDRGASEVEFQAQVEEDFADYSLPLWKTDMSRNVRNESSPLLPRGHHYSNISPRSRLKVMAEGRRKLMEIVHSMPESSYELSLKDIVDEQQISEGAQDEMPKQRTTSDFKSEAQIIKKQKTKKTKSFSKSGNISRSRSMEKENFLIKMFIPTSLSFKIRDNTRNGSKVLPRSSMELTDNREDKKWWIKGILFKGECKNSGKSSSTRTSSSNSSTRTSSSNSRYDNMEALPSCWPFFRTKKSRRTRLEGHIF
- the LOC7466854 gene encoding uncharacterized protein LOC7466854 isoform X2; protein product: MEGFQEFEPIFNEPRIGWAKNSNPGSGLMDQFLMHIFAPDDNHLKIQVTDYHSNTFEAVKSVMQLDDMRDCIGIGGSWAEFVEYLVASFKAEDVKLVLEKLSDSDARDAMANMSFGLFKAFKRTKNLVLQEKEHSLQLTKVISAEKERSENIQSQLGKRQKLEKMNSSDRLDVSGPPASNGAQNSPDKLAGRDPASTKVTNRVVPAFRRAKVRGALLQDIEDDKDN
- the LOC7466854 gene encoding uncharacterized protein LOC7466854 isoform X1; this translates as MEGFQEFEPIFNEPRIGWAKNSNPGSGLMDQFLMHIFAPDDNHLKIQVTDYHSNTFEAVKSVMQLDDMRDCIGIGGSWAEFVEYLVASFKAEDVKLVLEKLSDSDGVAYAKLVAQKSKGMPLISISLTKLLDNAARDAMANMSFGLFKAFKRTKNLVLQEKEHSLQLTKVISAEKERSENIQSQLGKRQKLEKMNSSDRLDVSGPPASNGAQNSPDKLAGRDPASTKVTNRVVPAFRRAKVRGALLQDIEDDKDN